A single region of the Chthoniobacterales bacterium genome encodes:
- a CDS encoding NAD(P)/FAD-dependent oxidoreductase: MSENKRTVIVGAGPAGLTSAAELIENGVLVLVLDKDPHYVGGIARTVEYHGYRFDIGGHRFFSKSNEITQWWKKRLGDQFISVRRMSRIFYNGVYFDYPLKAANALFGLGVWTSFLCGLSYIKSRIFPITPEKSFQDWVSNRFGKKLFNIFFKTYTEKVWGMPCSEISADWAAQRIKGLSLFSAVMNALFPKKQGTGGEVIKTLIDTFEYPKLGPGMMWEKTRDDILRLGGEILMAQEVTKINRVGDTVVSVTSQGPGGVTSEWAGENFIISMPLRDTVLAFDPPLSEAAQAAAKRLTYRDFLTVALMLKRTELFPDNWIYVHDPGVKLGRIQNFNNWSMDLVADKSTTCLGLEYFCFEGDDVWTQSDASLIALGKRELVQLGLARADDFLDGCVVRMEKSYPVYGPGYNEDVRIIREELTQLTNIQPVGRNGMHKYNNQDHSMMTAILAAKNITSGGHFNIWKVNTDAEYHEEGNADEPDKTGRLVPEKL, encoded by the coding sequence ATGTCCGAAAATAAACGCACCGTCATCGTTGGGGCCGGCCCTGCTGGACTCACTTCTGCTGCCGAACTGATCGAAAATGGCGTGCTCGTCCTCGTCCTCGACAAGGACCCGCATTATGTCGGCGGCATCGCCCGCACAGTCGAGTACCATGGTTATCGGTTCGATATTGGCGGTCATCGGTTTTTCTCCAAAAGCAATGAGATCACGCAATGGTGGAAAAAGCGGCTGGGGGATCAATTCATCAGCGTCCGCCGCATGTCGCGCATCTTCTACAACGGCGTCTATTTCGACTATCCTCTGAAAGCCGCCAATGCACTTTTCGGGCTCGGCGTGTGGACCTCGTTCCTGTGTGGCTTGAGTTACATCAAGTCGCGGATCTTTCCGATCACACCCGAGAAATCGTTTCAGGATTGGGTGAGCAATCGCTTTGGGAAGAAACTCTTCAACATCTTCTTCAAGACCTACACCGAGAAAGTCTGGGGCATGCCTTGCTCCGAAATCAGCGCCGATTGGGCGGCGCAACGCATCAAGGGTTTGTCTCTTTTCAGCGCGGTGATGAACGCGCTCTTTCCCAAAAAACAGGGAACCGGAGGCGAGGTCATCAAGACGCTGATCGACACCTTTGAATACCCCAAGCTGGGTCCGGGAATGATGTGGGAGAAGACTCGCGACGACATTCTGCGGCTCGGCGGCGAGATTTTGATGGCTCAGGAAGTGACGAAAATCAACCGGGTCGGAGATACCGTGGTCTCCGTCACTTCTCAGGGTCCGGGCGGAGTTACATCCGAATGGGCGGGGGAGAATTTCATCATCTCGATGCCGTTGCGCGACACCGTTCTGGCCTTCGATCCGCCTCTCAGTGAAGCGGCCCAAGCGGCAGCGAAGCGTCTGACCTACCGCGATTTCCTCACCGTCGCGCTCATGCTCAAGCGGACGGAACTTTTCCCCGACAACTGGATCTACGTCCACGATCCCGGTGTGAAACTGGGCCGCATCCAGAATTTCAACAACTGGAGCATGGACCTCGTCGCCGACAAATCGACGACTTGCCTCGGACTCGAATATTTCTGCTTCGAAGGCGACGACGTCTGGACGCAAAGTGATGCGAGTTTGATCGCCCTCGGCAAACGCGAACTCGTCCAGCTCGGCCTCGCCCGTGCCGACGACTTCCTCGACGGCTGCGTCGTCCGCATGGAAAAATCTTACCCGGTCTATGGCCCTGGCTATAACGAGGACGTCCGCATCATCCGCGAGGAACTCACCCAGCTCACCAACATCCAGCCCGTCGGTCGCAATGGAATGCACAAATACAACAACCAGGATCACTCCATGATGACTGCCATACTCGCGGCGAAAAACATCACCAGCGGCGGCCATTTCAACATCTGGAAAGTGAACACCGACGCCGAATACCACGAGGAAGGCAACGCCGACGAGCCCGACAAAACCGGCCGCCTCGTTCCCGAGAAACTGTAG